The Microbacterium maritypicum genome contains a region encoding:
- the typA gene encoding translational GTPase TypA, producing the protein MAHALRSDLRNVAIVAHVDHGKTTLVDAMLRQTGSFGEHAHVDERAMDSNDLEREKGITILAKNTAITYKGKHAQGKEITINVIDTPGHADFGGEVERGLSMVDGVVLLVDASEGPLPQTRFVLRKALEAKLPVILLVNKTDRPDARIAEVEEEAHDLLLGLASDLVDDVPDLDVDALLDVPVVYASGRAGAASQNRPADGSLPDNDDLEPLFEAILEHVPAPAYDDEHPLQAWVTNLDSSPFLGRLALLRVFNGTLKKGQTVAWVRADGTHQNARITELLKTRALERYPADSAGPGDIVAIAGFENITIGETIADPEDVRPLPAITVDDPAISMTIGTNTSPLMGKVKGHKLTARMVKDRLDKELIGNVSLKVVDIGRPDAWEVQGRGELALAILVENMRREGFELTVGKPQVVTKKIDGKTYEPFEHLTIDTPEEHLGAITQLLANRKGRMENMTNHGTGWVRMEFIVPSRGLIGFRSEFLTTTRGTGIANAISHGYEPWAGSITTRQNGSIVADRQGVVTPFAMIALQERMSFFVQPTQEVYEGMVIGENSRADDMDVNITKEKKLTNMRAASSDTFESMTPPRQLTLEESLEFARDDECVEVTPEVVRIRKVNLDANTRARETARLKRQDANV; encoded by the coding sequence ATGGCGCACGCCCTCCGTTCTGACCTCCGCAACGTCGCGATCGTGGCGCACGTCGACCACGGCAAGACCACTCTCGTCGACGCCATGCTGCGTCAGACGGGCTCCTTCGGCGAACACGCTCACGTCGACGAGCGCGCCATGGACTCGAATGATCTGGAACGTGAAAAGGGCATCACGATCCTCGCCAAGAACACGGCGATCACGTACAAGGGCAAGCACGCCCAGGGCAAGGAGATCACGATCAACGTGATCGACACCCCCGGTCACGCCGACTTCGGTGGCGAGGTCGAGCGCGGCCTGTCCATGGTCGACGGTGTCGTGCTGCTCGTCGACGCGAGTGAGGGCCCGCTGCCGCAGACCCGCTTCGTGCTGCGCAAGGCGCTCGAGGCCAAGCTTCCCGTCATCCTCCTGGTCAACAAGACCGACCGCCCCGACGCCCGCATCGCGGAGGTCGAGGAAGAGGCGCACGACCTGCTGCTGGGTCTCGCCTCCGACCTGGTCGACGATGTGCCCGACCTCGATGTCGACGCTCTCCTCGACGTGCCGGTCGTCTACGCCTCCGGTCGTGCCGGTGCCGCATCGCAGAACCGTCCCGCCGACGGATCGCTGCCGGACAACGACGATCTCGAGCCGCTGTTCGAGGCGATCCTCGAGCACGTTCCCGCGCCCGCGTACGACGACGAGCACCCGCTGCAGGCCTGGGTCACCAACCTCGACTCCAGCCCGTTCCTCGGCCGTCTCGCACTGCTGCGCGTCTTCAACGGCACGCTGAAGAAGGGCCAGACCGTGGCCTGGGTCCGCGCCGACGGCACCCACCAGAACGCGCGCATCACCGAGCTGCTGAAGACCCGTGCCCTCGAGCGCTACCCCGCCGATTCCGCCGGCCCCGGCGACATCGTCGCCATCGCCGGCTTCGAGAACATCACGATCGGCGAGACCATCGCCGACCCCGAAGACGTGCGTCCGCTGCCGGCCATCACCGTCGACGACCCCGCCATCTCGATGACCATCGGCACCAACACCTCGCCCCTCATGGGCAAGGTCAAGGGGCACAAGCTCACCGCTCGCATGGTCAAGGACCGTCTCGACAAGGAGCTCATCGGCAACGTGTCGCTCAAGGTCGTCGACATCGGGCGTCCGGATGCGTGGGAGGTGCAGGGCCGTGGAGAGCTCGCGCTCGCCATCCTCGTCGAGAACATGCGCCGCGAGGGCTTCGAGCTCACCGTCGGCAAGCCGCAGGTGGTCACGAAGAAGATCGACGGCAAGACCTACGAGCCGTTCGAGCACCTGACCATCGACACTCCGGAGGAGCACCTCGGAGCGATCACCCAGCTGCTCGCGAACCGCAAGGGTCGCATGGAGAACATGACCAACCACGGCACCGGCTGGGTGCGCATGGAGTTCATCGTTCCGTCGCGCGGCCTGATCGGCTTCCGCAGCGAGTTCCTGACCACCACCCGCGGCACCGGCATCGCGAACGCGATCTCGCACGGCTACGAGCCGTGGGCCGGTTCCATCACGACACGTCAGAACGGCTCGATCGTCGCCGACCGTCAGGGTGTCGTCACTCCGTTCGCCATGATCGCCCTGCAGGAGCGCATGTCGTTCTTCGTGCAGCCCACGCAGGAGGTCTACGAGGGCATGGTCATCGGCGAGAACTCCCGCGCCGACGACATGGACGTGAACATCACCAAGGAGAAGAAGCTCACCAACATGCGTGCGGCGAGCTCCGACACCTTCGAGTCGATGACGCCTCCGCGCCAGCTCACGCTGGAGGAGAGCCTCGAGTTCGCCCGCGACGACGAGTGCGTCGAGGTGACCCCCGAGGTCGTCCGCATCCGCAAGGTGAACCTCGACGCGAACACTCGTGCGCGTGAGACCGCCCGCCTGAAGCGCCAGGACGCGAACGTCTGA
- a CDS encoding CPBP family intramembrane glutamic endopeptidase yields the protein MTRPQAPWDLPDLSPAPSRARLWVEIAIVLALGLGQSAVYAIVQLAYRLTDEVPLAEQVAKLNPSRSDREVFDLIYQVLAIGFSLVPVVLVCFLLWQSRRPHLARLGLDGTGVAKDAGRGVLLVLAIGIPGLGLYLAGRALGLTVAIDPAGIDAYWWTVPVLLLAAARASLQEEFVLLGYLFTRLRQLGWNPWTIIVSTSVLRASYHLYQGYPAFIGNLAMGLLFGWLYQRSGRLMPFLVAHFVIDAAAFVGYPWAAATWPELFGLPG from the coding sequence GTGACCCGACCGCAGGCTCCGTGGGACCTCCCCGACCTCTCCCCCGCCCCGTCCCGTGCCCGGCTGTGGGTGGAGATCGCGATCGTCCTGGCCCTCGGCCTCGGCCAGTCCGCCGTGTACGCGATCGTGCAGCTCGCCTACCGCCTCACCGACGAGGTGCCGCTCGCCGAGCAGGTGGCGAAGCTCAATCCCTCGCGAAGCGACAGGGAGGTCTTCGACCTCATCTACCAGGTGCTCGCGATCGGCTTCTCGCTCGTGCCCGTGGTGCTGGTGTGCTTCCTGCTGTGGCAGTCCCGACGCCCGCACCTGGCGCGACTCGGGCTCGACGGCACGGGGGTCGCGAAGGATGCAGGTCGCGGCGTCCTCCTCGTCCTGGCGATCGGCATCCCCGGCCTCGGCCTCTACCTCGCCGGCCGGGCTCTCGGGCTCACGGTCGCGATCGACCCCGCCGGGATCGACGCCTACTGGTGGACCGTGCCGGTGCTGCTGCTGGCCGCGGCGCGGGCATCGCTGCAGGAGGAGTTCGTCCTGCTCGGATACCTGTTCACCCGGCTCCGGCAGCTCGGCTGGAACCCGTGGACGATCATCGTCTCCACGTCGGTCCTGCGGGCCAGCTACCACCTCTACCAGGGGTATCCGGCGTTCATCGGCAACCTCGCGATGGGCCTGCTCTTCGGATGGCTGTATCAGCGGTCGGGCCGGCTGATGCCGTTCCTCGTGGCGCACTTCGTCATCGACGCCGCCGCGTTCGTGGGGTACCCGTGGGCGGCGGCCACCTGGCCCGAGCTGTTCGGGTTGCCCGGCTGA
- a CDS encoding aggregation-promoting factor C-terminal-like domain-containing protein → MLHKTRALRRASAAASARNAAHRPMTILGVASAALVGITLSVGLASTPAVGAMNAASAVTAPALAGAEPLAQITEDASTTLAQAKGAVAAAETLESEVVASGLDVGVVTSVDTSDLVSDIDKLDDSDVTPVLLVGILADKAEEETANVVADTAELRSALTAAQQKQAEEEAARIAAEQAAAQAAAEQQAAAALAAANTPEGAKASAQQIMSSTYGWGGDQFSCLDSLWNKESGWNYQAYNPSGATGIPQALPGSKMASAGSDWQTNAATQVAWGLGYISSVYGTPCSAWAHSQAMNWY, encoded by the coding sequence ATGCTTCACAAGACCCGTGCGCTTCGGCGCGCCTCCGCGGCAGCCTCCGCCCGAAACGCCGCGCACCGCCCGATGACCATCCTCGGCGTCGCCTCGGCCGCCCTCGTCGGCATCACCTTGAGCGTCGGCCTCGCCTCCACCCCCGCCGTAGGTGCCATGAACGCCGCGTCCGCCGTCACCGCTCCCGCCCTCGCCGGCGCCGAGCCGCTCGCGCAGATCACGGAAGACGCCTCGACGACCCTGGCGCAGGCGAAGGGCGCTGTGGCGGCGGCCGAGACGCTGGAGTCCGAGGTCGTCGCCTCCGGGCTCGACGTCGGCGTCGTGACGTCGGTCGACACCTCCGACCTCGTCAGCGACATCGACAAGCTGGATGACAGCGACGTGACTCCGGTGCTTCTGGTGGGCATCCTCGCCGACAAGGCGGAAGAGGAGACGGCGAACGTCGTCGCCGATACCGCAGAGCTGCGCAGTGCACTCACCGCGGCGCAGCAGAAGCAGGCGGAGGAAGAAGCCGCGAGGATCGCGGCGGAGCAGGCGGCAGCTCAGGCCGCCGCGGAGCAGCAGGCGGCGGCCGCGCTGGCCGCAGCGAATACGCCGGAGGGCGCCAAGGCCTCCGCGCAGCAGATCATGTCGAGCACCTACGGATGGGGCGGCGATCAGTTCTCCTGCCTGGACTCCCTGTGGAACAAGGAGTCCGGCTGGAACTACCAGGCGTACAACCCGAGCGGTGCCACCGGCATCCCGCAGGCGCTTCCCGGCAGCAAGATGGCATCAGCCGGATCCGACTGGCAGACGAACGCCGCCACTCAGGTCGCCTGGGGACTGGGATACATCTCGTCGGTGTACGGCACTCCCTGCAGCGCATGGGCGCATTCGCAGGCCATGAACTGGTACTGA